The genome window CTTCGGGGATGGCCTGCACCTGATCGACGATCTGCTGCACGGTTTGGGATGCGATCTCGCGGCCGCAGCCGTAACAGAACACGTGGCCGATGCGTGCGTACATCAGCCGCAGGTAGTCGTAGATCTCCGTCACCGTGCCGACGGTGGAGCGCGGGTTCTTGCTCGATGTTTTCTGCTCGATGGAAATGGCGGGCGACAGTCCCTCGATGTAATCGACGTCCGGCTTTTCCATCAACTCCAGAAACTGCCGGGCATAGGCGGAGAGCGATTCCACGTAGCGGCGCTGGCCCTCGGCGTAGATGGTGTCGAAGGCAAGGGACGATTTTCCGGAACCGCTCAAACCCGTGATCACCACCAGCTTTTCCCGTGGCAGGGTGAGATGGATGTTCTTCAGATTGTGCTCGCGGGCGCCTTTGATGGTGATGTTTTCGAGTGCCATGTATACGGATTCCAAAAGCGGAATAGTTATTGACCCCCCTCATCCTAGCCTTCTCCCACCAGGGGAGAAGGTACCTAAAATACCCCCTCTCCCTTGATGGGAGAGGGTCGGGGTGAGGGTGATTATCTTTATTTATTTTTAATAAGCGTTACTAAAGCCTATTCAAGAAATGGATTTTGGGAACATGCGTTCCCATTTTTCATCGACCTTTTGTTTGATGTCGCCGGACATGTGGATCTCTTCCGGCCAGTCCTGCGTGTAACCTTCCTCCGGCAGTTTCTTCGTGGCGTCGATGCCGAGGCGTCCGCCAACCACCTGCACGTCGCGGCGCGGGTCGAGATTGTTGAACAGTTTCCACAACACGGTGGAGGTGTGGTTGAGATCGACATGCGCTTCGAGCGCCACGATAACCCCCGCTGCGGAGAGACCGTCGTCTTCCAGGCACTGGCGGAGGAAGTCGCGGCCTTGATGCGGCCGCGTCTTGTCCAGCGCCACCAGCACCACATGGCGTTTGGTGTTCAGCCCACACACCCGCACCGATTGGACATCCGCGAATTTATTTTGGATGGTTTGAATCAACTGGGTATCGGGCGCAGTGGCTTTCCCCTGCGGCGGGTTCGCCGCCGCTTCGCCGTCGATCGGGCGAGTGGCGTCGATGCCCAGCTTCGATCCGTAGAGGGCGTGATCGGAGGCGTGGTTGAGCACGTCGAGGATGCCTTCCGAAAAAAACAGGTCGCGGTTGAAATCGATTTCGTTGAGCAACAACTCCAGTACGGTCTGTTCGTCCTGCACATCGACATCGTGATCGACGACGACGATGGTTTTGACGAAGCTCATCTGCCCCGCGCCCCACAGCGTGCTCATCAAGCGGCGCGCCTGCATGGGATAGCGTTTGTCCATGGAGACGAGGACGCAGTTGTGGAACACGCCTTCGAGCGGCATGTTCATGTCCACCAGTTCCGGCAACTGCGTGCGCAATAGCGGCAGGAAGATGCGCTCGGTGGCCTTACCCAGATAAAAATCTTCCTGCGGCGGGATGCCGACGATGGTGGTGAGATAGATCGGGTTGCGGCGATGCGTCACGGCGGTGACGTGGAACACCGGATAGTCGCCGTCCTGCGAGTAATAGCCGGTGTGGTCGCCGAAGGGTCCCTCGCGCCGCATCTCGGCGGGATCGATGTAGCCTTCCAGCACGATCTCGGCGTGGGCCGGCACTTCCAGGTTCACCGTCTTGCATTTGACCAGAGGCACCGCTTTTTTGCGGATGAATCCGGCCAGGAGAAACTCATCGACGCCGTAGGGCAGGGGAGCCGAGGCGGCGTAGCAGGTGACCGGGTCCGCGCCCAGCGCCACCGCCACTTCCATGATCTTGCCCTTGCGTTTGAATTCGTGAAAAAAATGCGCGCCGTCTTTGTGGATGTGCCAGTGCATGGCGGTGGTTTTTTTGTCGTACACCTGCATGCGGTAGAGGCCGACGTTGCGGATGCTGCGATCGACGCTGCGGTTGACGACGATGGGATAGGTGATGAAGCGTCCCGCATCGTGCGGCCAGCACTGGATGATGGGGATTTCGTCGAGGTTGACCGCGTCGCCGGTCTTGACCACGTCCTGGCAGGGCGCGTTCGACACCATCTTCGGCGGAAACTGCGACGCCTGCAACAGGATGGGCAGCATCTTTGCCTTGTCGAGCAGCGTCTCCGGCGGCGCCATGTGCAGGTAGGCGTCGATGTCGCGGGCGATCTTGTCGAGTTTCGTCACGCCCAGTGCAGCCTGGATGCGGCTCCAACTGCCGAAGGCGTTGATGAGCACCGGCATGGAAGATCCCTCCACGTTTTCGAACAACAGCGCCTTGCCGCCGCCGTTTTGTTTGGAGACGCGGTCGGTGATCTCGGCGATTTCCAGATGCGCGGAGACCGTCTCGCGGATGCGCACCAGTTCCCCGGCGTCGTCGAGGTGTTTGACAAAATCCTGCAGGCAGTCGAAAATCATCGGGTTGATTCGGGCAAAGGGGTCGCTGACCCTCGGGTTCATGGCCGTAAAAATGCGAAGGTTCCATTATATCGCACTTCACCCGCCTGCGTGGGAATTGATTGGGGAATCCTGTTAGGCCGGGGATTCTGACGGAGAGGACAGGTTGTCATGCTGGTTTATGTTTGCAAACGGTTGATGCAGGGCGTGCCGGTATTGATTGTGGTGGCGACGCTCACCTTCCTCATCATGCACGCGGTGCCCGGCGGGCCGTTCGATCGGGACAAGAAACTGCCGCCGGAGATCCTCGCCAACATCGAGACCAAGTACCACCTCGACAAACCGGTGTGGCAGCAGTACCTGCTGTACATGGGGCAGATCGCGCGGGGCGACATGGGACCGTCTTACAAGTACGTCGGGCGCGACGTGGCGGACATTATCAAGGACACGTTTCCGGTGTCCTTGACGCTGGGCCTGTTGGCGGTGCTGGTGACGCTGGGGCTGGGCGTGCCGGCGGGGGTGATTTCAGCGGCGCGCGAGAACACGCTGATCGATCGCGGTTGCATTTTCGTCGCCACGCTGGGCATTTCGTTGCCGAGTTTTGTATTGGGCACGTTTCTCATCCTGATTTTTTCACACATGCTGCACTGGCTGCCACCCGCGTTGTGGGAGGGGCCGCGTCACATGCTGATGCCGGCGCTGGCGCTGGGTGCCGGGTTCGCGGGCTACATCGCCCGGCTCACGCGCACCACGGTGCTCGATGTGTTGTCGCAGGACTACATCCGCACCGCCCGCGCCAAGGGGCTCAATGAGTCCACCATCCTCATCAAGCATGCGTTGTTGAACGCGGTGACACCGATTGTGTCGGTGATGGGACCGCTTACCGCCGGGTTGGTGACCGGATCGTTCGTCATCGAGTTCATCTTTTCCATTCCCGGCATGGGCAATTACTTCATCACCGCCGTCACCAACCGCGACTACCCGTTGATCATGGGCGTGACGCTGGTGTACGCCGTGTTGATCGTGCTGGCCAACATCGCCGTCGATGTGGTTTATATGAAGCTCGATCCGCGCGTGCGGCTGGTCGAGCAGAAAGGCTGAGGCGCGCGATGACGATGTGGAGACGGTTTTCCCTGCCCGCGAAACTGAGCGCCTGCTTTCTTGCCGCCATCGCGCTGGCAGCGCTGTTCGCGCCATGGCTGTCGTCCTTCTCGTATGAAGAGCAGGACACGCTGAACGCATTGGCTGCGCCCGACGCCACGCACTGGATGGGCACCGACCGGCTGGGACGCGACCTGTTCTCGCGCATGCTGTACGGGGCGCGCGTGTCGCTCTTTCTCGGCGTTGGCACCACGTTGATCGCGCTGGTCATCGGCACCGTGTATGGTGCGGTGTCCGGGTACATCGGCGGGCGTACGGACAACATCCTGATGCGGATCGTTGATGTGGTCTTTGCGCTGCCCGACCTATTGCTGATTATCCTGATTATGGTGGTTTTGGGACGGGGACTGGCCAGCATTTTCCTGGCGCTCACCCTGGTGAGCTGGGTGACGGTGGCGCGGCTGGTGCGCGGCGAAGTGCTGCGCATCAAGGAGTTCACCTTCGTCGAGGCGGCTAGGGCGCTGGGAGCCGGGCACGGGCGCATTCTGTTTTCCGAAATCGTGCCCAACCTGTGGGGAATCTTGATTGTAACGCTCACCTTCCGCATTCCGGTGGCGATCCTGGCGGAATCGACACTCAGTTTCATCGGTCTCGGCATTGCGCCGCCGTTCAGCAGTTGGGGCACGCTGGCCAACGACGGCTGGACGGCCATCAAGTTTTACCCGCACCTCATTGTGTTTCCGTCGCTCGCCATCTTCCTGACCATTCTGGCCTTCAACTTTTTAGGGGAGGGGCTGCGCGATCATTTCGACCCGCGGAAATCGGTGAAAATAAGTTGAACGGTTTTCAGGTTGGGGGTTTTCATTCCGGTCAAAGGGTCTTAAAATAGAGATAAGGCATTGTTAAAGTTTGATTAGCAATCGAAGGGACCATGGCTTGAAACCGATTGGAAAAGAGGTTGTTTCATGTTGACATCCCACTGAAGTTGATTAAAATACCCAACTCAAGCTGCATGGGCTTGAATTGGGTTGAATGAGGACGGTGCCACTTTATGTCTCGAATAAAAGCCGACCTGATTTGCGAGATCATTCGCAAATCACAAACCAATTTTTTGGAAAAACAAGATTGGTCGGATCCTGGTAAGCCAGAAATCAACGAGCAGTTCGTTCTCGATTGGGTGAAGAATCACGCCAAGCAATACCGCGAGTATTACGTGGCGCAGCTTCAGATGTATTCCACAACGCGGCTGGGTGAAATTTTAAAAGCCCTGACCGAAAGCGGAAAAGATCTGACCGATGTCATTCACCGTGCTCCGCAGTATTCGGAGAAACCCGATTCGGGGCCTGTTCCCAGATAACGTTGCGTCTTGCTCTGAATTGATCGATGGTCGAAACCAATCCGCAGAACGAAGAAAAACAGTCGAACGAAGGCAACGGGCCTTCGGGAACTCCAGCCAAACCAGCATCGACACCCGCTCCCAAACCCGATGCGGGTGCCAAACCCGATGCGGGTGCCAAACCCGACGCAGGAGCCAAGCCCGATGCGGGCTCCAAGCCCGATGCGGGCTCCAAGCCCGATGCGGGCTCCAAGCCGGAAGGCGGAGCCGCACCCGCCGCCAAACCCGCTGCCGCGAAACCGGCAGGGGCCGCTGCGCCGGGTGCCAAGCCGGCTGCTCCCGCCAAACCTGCCGCCAAACCCAAAGTCGAGAAGAAACCGCTCATCGACAACGGCGACGGCACCATCACCGATCCCAATTCCGGTTTGATGTGGAAAAAGACCGACGCGTGGATCGACACCAAAAAATTCTACACCTGGCCACAGGCTCCCGAATACGTGGACAAGGTCAACGCGGAGAAGTTCGCCGGTCACGCCGATTGGCGTATTCCCAACAAGGCGGAAGCCGCGTCGCTGGTGGACAAGACCAAAAAGAGCATGGACAAGAACGGCACCGAGTACCCGTTCGATCCGATTTTTGAAATCGGCGCGGCGGCGGTGACGTGGATCACCGAATGCACCGAAGAAAAAGTCGTGCGCTTCGATTACAAGATCAGCAGTGAGTTCACCTATCCCCCGTGTGAGCTCTGGTCGTCCATCCGCGTGGTGCGGAACGCCGAAGGCTACGAAGACGTGCCCAAACCCGGTGCAGCTCCCGCCGCGAAACCCGCTCCGAAACCGGGCGCCCCGGCGGCCGGTGCAAAGCCCGCGGCTCCGGCCGGCACGGCTCCCAAACCTGCCGCACCCGCCGGCGACAAGCCTGCCGCTCCGGCGGGAGACAAGCCCAAACCGCCCGAAGGACAGGATAACGCGCCTTCGGGAGAGACGCCCGCCGCGCCCAAACCGGCGGACCCTCCGGCATCGCAATAAGTCCGTTCTATCTTTCTCGTAACCAGTTCTGAATAATTTTAGCTGATGAGGCGGGGTTTTCCGCGACGAAGGCTTCGACGACCTTGCGGATGGCCTCCCTTTCGGTCATGCCCGCTCGCGCCATCATGACTTCATCGGCGGAGCGTTCCCTGGGAGGGGCTTTGGTTTGAGCTTTTGCGGTCCCTGGGGTTTTGCGTTTTTTGACAGCGCGCCGGGTGGGGCTTGTGTTTTGGGGCGGAAAAAGAATCCAGGCCAGGCCGATGCCGCAGAGCAGGATAACGAGAAGCAGCAGGACTGTTATGCTCATGGGCAGACCCTCAGGTGGCGGGCTCAGCGACATGGAATTTCACCACAAAGTCGCCACGTTTTTTGCTGGTACGTTCGCGGCACCCGGCACCGGGAATGCGATGCTCCTCGCCCGTCAAGGTGCCGTCTTCCACATCGATGGTGACCGTCGAGTCCAGGGTCTGCACTTCCAGCGGGCCGCCATTCTCCGCCAGTTCCGGCGGGATGACGATGTCTGCGTACACATCCGACTGCACCCGGCGGAATTGGGGATGCGGCTCGATGCACACCTTCAGTAACAGGTCTCCGGGAGGCCCACCGTTGCGTCCACAAGCTCCCTCATGCTGCATGCGCAGCGTGTACTGATCCGCCACCCCTCCCGGAATATCGACATGGACCGTCACCGGTTCGACGATGCGTTGCGTGCCTTCACAGAGGCCGCAGGCATCCTGCACCGTATTCAGTCCGGTGCCGCCACACTCCGTGCAGGTGACGTATTTTTCGTAATGGAAGGGCAGGGTGCCGCCCAGCGCGGCGGTGACAAAGGGCACGTCCACCATAAACTGAAGATCGAAGCCCTGTGTCGGGATATCCGGATCGAACGGCGGCGGTTCCTCGAAATCGGGCGGGGGTGCATTGCGGAAATCGTCACGCGGTCCCTGCCGTGTGTACTGGCGGGCGTAATCGTAGGCTCCCTGCCAGGGGTTGCCGCCTCGCGGCCGCCCTCCACCTCTACCGCGCGGCGTGCGGGCGTAGTCGGCCTGCATCTGGTCGTATTGCTTGCGCTTCTTGGCATCTTTCAGCGTGGTGTAAGCCTCGGAGATGAGCTTGAAGGATTCTTCCGACTTGGCACTGCCCGAATTGATGTCCGGGTGATGTTTTTTGGCGAGATCGCGGTAGGCTTTTTTGATCTCTTGCATCTTCGCCGTTTTGGCGACCCCGAGCACTTTGTAATAGTCTTTTGACTGGGAGACGGGCATGGTTCGGTTTTTTTCCTGGTTGAGGCTGAACGTGTCCGATTCTGCCGTTCATTCTATCCGCATGTGGCGGCCAGTTCAACCGGCAGACCGCCATCGGGGGGCCGAAACCGTGGGCAGCGGTGCTTCGATAGCTTCCGTTTCCGGCTGGAGGATTTCCTGGATCTCGTCGCGGACCGCCCGGCAGCGGAACGGATAAAACTGGTCGCGCACAATCAAAAGGTACGCGGCTGCGCCGCCGTGACGGTGTTCCGGCTGCGGCGTGAGCCGCAGTTTTTCCGCACTCACTTTTTCCAACTGGGAAAAATGCGCCGGTGTCCAGGTTTCCTGAATCAACAGGCCTTCGAAATAAATCCGGTTTTCTTCCAGTGTCAGGTAGCCCGCATCGAGGAAGGCAGGAAGCATACCCAGTCCCAAGCCGGAATGAGGCCGGAAAGCGATGAGCAGGGTCAGGGTCCCGGAGGCACTGGAAGCGGTGTTGGCGTTGCGCCGGAGTTTATGGAGATACAGCCTGAACAGCGAATGGGTGTAGTCGAACCACCGGTAGGAAATGAAAAAGCAAAACAGAAAATTAAAAATGAACAGGAAATAGTTTTTGAAAATGAGGTGGTGGATAAATAACGCCATGACGACGGCCAGCCCCAGACTGAGGGAAAAATTCAGAAAGTGGCAGGTCCAGTAGGCCGCCAGCAGTCTGCGTGCGGAGGCGGGCTGGTGTTTCCATAAATAATGTTTGCGAAACAGCAGGTAACAGGTGCCCGCGCCCAGCGTGGCTGAAAGCACAGGCAGGGGAAAGATGAACGCGATCAGGATATAGAGCACAAAAAGGAACTCAATCATGATTTTCTATTGTAACGCAGACCCCGGTGGGGTTGTATAATGAAAGCGGAGGGGTTATCCGGACAAGGAGAGTTTTTATGACTCGCAAACAGGGCCTGCTTGCAGGAGTGCTGTTTTTGGTTTGGATGGCTGCGGGATGCGCCCATCCGATTTCCGGCTCCCTGCGGGAACAGGTGGACAAGGACATGAATTTCGGACGCCTCGTGGCGGCCCCGGAGCGGT of Nitrospina watsonii contains these proteins:
- a CDS encoding J domain-containing protein, encoding MPVSQSKDYYKVLGVAKTAKMQEIKKAYRDLAKKHHPDINSGSAKSEESFKLISEAYTTLKDAKKRKQYDQMQADYARTPRGRGGGRPRGGNPWQGAYDYARQYTRQGPRDDFRNAPPPDFEEPPPFDPDIPTQGFDLQFMVDVPFVTAALGGTLPFHYEKYVTCTECGGTGLNTVQDACGLCEGTQRIVEPVTVHVDIPGGVADQYTLRMQHEGACGRNGGPPGDLLLKVCIEPHPQFRRVQSDVYADIVIPPELAENGGPLEVQTLDSTVTIDVEDGTLTGEEHRIPGAGCRERTSKKRGDFVVKFHVAEPAT
- a CDS encoding ABC transporter permease: MLVYVCKRLMQGVPVLIVVATLTFLIMHAVPGGPFDRDKKLPPEILANIETKYHLDKPVWQQYLLYMGQIARGDMGPSYKYVGRDVADIIKDTFPVSLTLGLLAVLVTLGLGVPAGVISAARENTLIDRGCIFVATLGISLPSFVLGTFLILIFSHMLHWLPPALWEGPRHMLMPALALGAGFAGYIARLTRTTVLDVLSQDYIRTARAKGLNESTILIKHALLNAVTPIVSVMGPLTAGLVTGSFVIEFIFSIPGMGNYFITAVTNRDYPLIMGVTLVYAVLIVLANIAVDVVYMKLDPRVRLVEQKG
- a CDS encoding menaquinone biosynthesis decarboxylase, with translation MIFDCLQDFVKHLDDAGELVRIRETVSAHLEIAEITDRVSKQNGGGKALLFENVEGSSMPVLINAFGSWSRIQAALGVTKLDKIARDIDAYLHMAPPETLLDKAKMLPILLQASQFPPKMVSNAPCQDVVKTGDAVNLDEIPIIQCWPHDAGRFITYPIVVNRSVDRSIRNVGLYRMQVYDKKTTAMHWHIHKDGAHFFHEFKRKGKIMEVAVALGADPVTCYAASAPLPYGVDEFLLAGFIRKKAVPLVKCKTVNLEVPAHAEIVLEGYIDPAEMRREGPFGDHTGYYSQDGDYPVFHVTAVTHRRNPIYLTTIVGIPPQEDFYLGKATERIFLPLLRTQLPELVDMNMPLEGVFHNCVLVSMDKRYPMQARRLMSTLWGAGQMSFVKTIVVVDHDVDVQDEQTVLELLLNEIDFNRDLFFSEGILDVLNHASDHALYGSKLGIDATRPIDGEAAANPPQGKATAPDTQLIQTIQNKFADVQSVRVCGLNTKRHVVLVALDKTRPHQGRDFLRQCLEDDGLSAAGVIVALEAHVDLNHTSTVLWKLFNNLDPRRDVQVVGGRLGIDATKKLPEEGYTQDWPEEIHMSGDIKQKVDEKWERMFPKSIS
- a CDS encoding ABC transporter permease, which encodes MTMWRRFSLPAKLSACFLAAIALAALFAPWLSSFSYEEQDTLNALAAPDATHWMGTDRLGRDLFSRMLYGARVSLFLGVGTTLIALVIGTVYGAVSGYIGGRTDNILMRIVDVVFALPDLLLIILIMVVLGRGLASIFLALTLVSWVTVARLVRGEVLRIKEFTFVEAARALGAGHGRILFSEIVPNLWGILIVTLTFRIPVAILAESTLSFIGLGIAPPFSSWGTLANDGWTAIKFYPHLIVFPSLAIFLTILAFNFLGEGLRDHFDPRKSVKIS
- a CDS encoding Lcl C-terminal domain-containing protein; the encoded protein is MVETNPQNEEKQSNEGNGPSGTPAKPASTPAPKPDAGAKPDAGAKPDAGAKPDAGSKPDAGSKPDAGSKPEGGAAPAAKPAAAKPAGAAAPGAKPAAPAKPAAKPKVEKKPLIDNGDGTITDPNSGLMWKKTDAWIDTKKFYTWPQAPEYVDKVNAEKFAGHADWRIPNKAEAASLVDKTKKSMDKNGTEYPFDPIFEIGAAAVTWITECTEEKVVRFDYKISSEFTYPPCELWSSIRVVRNAEGYEDVPKPGAAPAAKPAPKPGAPAAGAKPAAPAGTAPKPAAPAGDKPAAPAGDKPKPPEGQDNAPSGETPAAPKPADPPASQ